The sequence GATGGGCATCTCCGCCCTGACCAGGTGAATTATATCAACGCCCACGGCACCAGCACCCCCGCCAACGATGTGACGGAAACCAAAGCGATCAAAAAAGCCCTGGGGGACCACGCCTACCGGGTTGCCGTGAGTTCCACCAAATCCATGACCGGTCATTTGTTAGGGGGTTCGGGGGGGATTGAAGCGGTGGCGACGGTGTTGGCGGTCTATCACGACCAGGTGCCGCCGACGATTAACCTTGACCATCCCGACCCGGAATGTGACCTGGATTATGTGCCCCATCAGGCTCGTAACCTACCTGTGGAGGTGGCGTTGTCCAATTCCTTTGGTTTTGGGGGTCACAATGTCACCCTAGCGTTTCGGAAATTTCGCACTTAGTATGGGCTGGAGCGAGCGGATTCGGGTGCTGGCTTTGGGGTTAATCCAACGGGACAACCGGGTGTTTTTGTCCCAAGGTTATGACCCGGCTCGCCAACTCACTTTTTACCGAGCGTTGGGGGGTGGGGTGGAGTTTGGGGAACCCAGTGCCCGTGCCCTAGAGCGGGAATTTTGGGAAGAATTGCAGGCGGAACTGCGGGATATTGAATATCTGGGTTGTTTGGAGAATATTTTTACCTACAATGGCAAGCCGGGGCATGAAATTATCCAGCTTTATCGCTGTGGTTTTGTTGACCCGAAATTTTATGAATGTGAATCCCTGCAATTCCAGGAGGGGGAACGGACTAAAATCGCCCGTTGGGTGGCTATAGAACCCCTATTAAATGGGGAATTGATCCTTTATCCAGAGGGATTTAGCCAGTATTTAACCCGCTGATTGACCAAAAATTCTGGTTGGAATAATAAGGGAACCTCTGTTTATTTGAACCAACCATAAATCCCCTTGTGGGAATGCCTATATTACCCAGAACCAAATACGGGGGCGGTACCCCTGCGACCCCTGTTCTCAATTCATTTAGGTTTACTGTAGCAATCTTACTTGCTTGATTAACAACGAAGAGAAATTCCCCAAAGCCAAATACGGGGGCGGTGCCCCTGCGACCCCTGCTCTCAATTCATTTAGGTTTACTGTAGCAATCTTACTTGCTTGATTAACAACGAAGAGAAATTCCCCAAAGCCAAATACGGGGGCGGCGCCCCTGCGACCTATTTTTAGAAGTGCCCTATATTTTTAAGTTTTGTATAAAAAACTCCCGACCTGCGGTTTTTTGGCTCAACTGACCGGCAGTAATGCCCGTTTAGGACCATGAATTGGGTCTTCCACAATAATGGTTTGCTCCCGACCTGCC comes from Synechococcus sp. C9 and encodes:
- a CDS encoding NUDIX hydrolase, coding for MGWSERIRVLALGLIQRDNRVFLSQGYDPARQLTFYRALGGGVEFGEPSARALEREFWEELQAELRDIEYLGCLENIFTYNGKPGHEIIQLYRCGFVDPKFYECESLQFQEGERTKIARWVAIEPLLNGELILYPEGFSQYLTR